From one Oceanimonas doudoroffii genomic stretch:
- the aroB gene encoding 3-dehydroquinate synthase, with amino-acid sequence MERLTVNLGERSYPILIADGLMADGSLLKGAIKGNKVLVITNEVVAPLYLDALLAALAPLKVDSLVLPDGEQYKSLDTFNQVMGRLLESGHGRDTTLVALGGGVIGDLTGFAAACYQRGVPFIQVPTTLLAQVDSSVGGKTAVNHPLGKNMIGAFYQPELVLIDTACLQTLPAREFAAGMAEVIKYGIIWDANFFAWLEVNLHRLQQLETEALSYAIRRCCEIKAEMVACDEREHGVRALLNLGHTFGHAIEAEMGYGNWLHGEAVAAGTVQACHTARLRGDMSDAEVVRVEALLAAAGLPVTGPGNMSLAQYLPHMMRDKKVLAGKLRLVLPVGIGRAQVVSDVTEAQLAQVLA; translated from the coding sequence ATGGAAAGGTTAACCGTCAACCTGGGTGAGCGCAGCTACCCCATCCTGATCGCCGATGGCCTGATGGCCGACGGCAGCCTGCTGAAAGGTGCCATCAAGGGCAACAAGGTACTGGTGATCACCAACGAGGTGGTGGCGCCGCTGTACCTGGATGCACTGTTGGCGGCCCTGGCGCCGCTGAAGGTAGACAGCCTGGTGCTGCCCGACGGCGAGCAGTACAAGAGCCTGGATACCTTCAACCAGGTGATGGGCCGGCTGCTGGAAAGTGGTCATGGCCGTGACACTACCCTGGTAGCCCTGGGGGGCGGTGTGATTGGCGACCTGACCGGTTTTGCCGCTGCCTGCTATCAGCGGGGGGTGCCCTTTATTCAGGTGCCTACCACGCTGCTGGCCCAGGTCGACTCCTCGGTGGGCGGCAAAACCGCGGTCAACCACCCGCTCGGCAAGAACATGATAGGTGCCTTTTACCAGCCCGAGTTGGTACTGATCGACACCGCCTGCCTGCAGACCCTGCCGGCGCGGGAGTTTGCCGCCGGCATGGCGGAGGTGATCAAGTACGGCATTATCTGGGACGCCAACTTCTTTGCCTGGCTGGAGGTCAACCTGCACCGGCTGCAGCAACTCGAGACCGAGGCACTGTCTTACGCCATTCGTCGCTGTTGTGAAATCAAGGCGGAAATGGTGGCCTGTGACGAGCGCGAACATGGCGTGCGCGCCCTGCTCAACCTGGGCCACACCTTTGGTCACGCCATCGAGGCGGAGATGGGCTACGGTAACTGGTTGCACGGTGAGGCGGTGGCCGCCGGCACCGTTCAAGCCTGCCATACCGCCCGGCTGCGCGGCGACATGAGTGATGCCGAGGTGGTTCGGGTCGAGGCGCTGCTGGCCGCGGCCGGACTGCCGGTAACCGGCCCCGGCAATATGTCCCTGGCCCAGTATCTGCCGCACATGATGCGCGACAAAAAGGTACTGGCCGGCAAGCTGCGGCTGGTGCTGCCGGTGGGGATAGGCCGGGCTCAGGTGGTGAGTGATGTAACCGAAGCCCAGCTGGCACAAGTGCTGGCGTAA
- the aroK gene encoding shikimate kinase AroK, whose protein sequence is MAEKRNIFLVGPMGAGKSTIGKYLAQQLHMEFYDSDQEIERRTGADISWVFDVEGEEGFRQREEKVINELSEMQGIVLATGGGSIKSRESRNRLSARGIVVYLETTVDKQLARVQKDKRRPLLQTEEAPRNVLERLADERNELYLEVADYVVRTDEQSAKLVANQIVELIGL, encoded by the coding sequence ATGGCTGAGAAACGCAATATCTTCCTAGTGGGACCTATGGGTGCGGGCAAGAGCACCATTGGCAAATACCTGGCGCAACAACTGCATATGGAGTTTTATGACTCTGATCAGGAAATCGAGCGCCGCACCGGTGCCGACATCAGCTGGGTGTTTGATGTAGAAGGCGAAGAAGGCTTCCGCCAACGCGAAGAAAAGGTAATCAACGAGCTGAGCGAGATGCAGGGCATCGTGCTCGCCACCGGCGGTGGCTCCATCAAGAGCCGTGAAAGCCGCAACCGGCTGTCGGCCCGGGGCATAGTGGTGTACCTGGAGACCACGGTAGACAAGCAGCTGGCCCGAGTGCAGAAAGACAAGCGCCGTCCGCTGCTGCAAACCGAAGAGGCGCCGCGGAATGTGCTGGAGCGCCTTGCCGACGAGCGCAACGAACTCTATCTGGAAGTGGCCGATTACGTGGTGCGCACCGACGAGCAGAGTGCCAAGCTGGTGGCCAACCAGATCGTCGAACTTATCGGCCTTTAA
- the pilQ gene encoding type IV pilus secretin PilQ family protein, giving the protein MLKTTALRLVTGMALALIWAAPAPTLAASLEQIRINPLAGEQLALELEFDEPPVVTDSMLGAPNRLVLRMPGATSALLENRIPVERLGIEAVEARSVSGALEVVISMAQPLPYRLQPEGNRVRLLLGKDLAGTTSTGTALPPGATNAIGGIDFRRGREGQGQVLISLDNPSAAVDMQERGNQLIVSFHNTHVPEAQLKSYRVGDFATLVERIEVRRERNKALITVSTTEAYDYHYDQSRRLFVLELVPATRAKAVSVTQKRYDGKPISMNFQDIPVRTVLQLIADFNNFNLVTTDSVQGNLTLRLDGVPWEQALDTILQVRGLGKRLDGNILLVAPAAELAQQEQRQLEHQQAQEVLAPLETEFLQVNYAKAADVVALLTNESTGLLTERGAIAVDDRTNMLVIKDTRASIESIRRMLSLLDIPIKQVVIEARMVTIDDGFEEAFGVRWGYSNDNTSGSNTQSVSGTLEGLRSDNDTSLNVNLPVAGAAGNVAFQIAKLNGGRILDLELSALERENRAEIIASPRVTTSNQKPALIEQGTQVPYSSSSGEGGTEVQFQDAVLSLKVTPQITPDNRVVLDLTVTQDAIGERIPQATGGEAVAINTQSITTQVLVNDGETLVLGGIFQQNITRNVTKVPLLGDIPVVGNLFKTTRDNNSKRELIIFVTPRIVHDSI; this is encoded by the coding sequence ATGTTGAAAACAACGGCCCTGAGGCTGGTAACCGGCATGGCGTTGGCATTGATATGGGCGGCCCCAGCGCCGACGCTGGCGGCCAGCCTGGAGCAGATACGGATCAATCCCCTGGCGGGCGAACAGCTGGCGCTGGAGCTGGAATTCGACGAGCCTCCCGTCGTTACCGACAGCATGCTGGGTGCGCCTAACCGGCTGGTGTTGCGCATGCCAGGCGCGACCTCGGCGCTGCTGGAAAACCGTATTCCCGTTGAGCGCCTTGGTATCGAAGCCGTAGAAGCGCGCAGTGTGAGTGGTGCCCTGGAGGTGGTGATTTCCATGGCGCAGCCCCTGCCTTATCGCTTGCAGCCGGAGGGCAATCGGGTGCGATTGTTACTGGGCAAGGATTTGGCCGGTACCACCAGCACTGGTACGGCGCTGCCGCCGGGCGCCACCAACGCCATCGGCGGCATCGATTTTCGCCGTGGTCGCGAGGGCCAGGGCCAGGTGCTGATAAGCCTCGACAACCCCAGTGCGGCGGTCGATATGCAGGAGCGGGGCAATCAGCTGATCGTCAGCTTTCACAACACCCATGTGCCGGAGGCTCAGCTCAAGAGCTACCGGGTCGGTGACTTCGCTACCCTGGTGGAACGTATCGAAGTACGACGCGAACGCAACAAGGCACTGATTACCGTGTCCACCACCGAAGCCTATGATTATCACTATGATCAGTCCCGGCGCCTGTTCGTGCTGGAGCTGGTGCCGGCGACGCGGGCCAAGGCCGTTTCGGTCACCCAAAAGCGCTATGACGGCAAGCCCATTTCCATGAATTTTCAGGATATTCCGGTGCGTACCGTGCTTCAGTTGATCGCCGATTTCAATAATTTCAACCTGGTGACCACCGACTCGGTGCAGGGTAACCTGACCCTGCGCCTGGACGGCGTGCCCTGGGAGCAAGCGCTGGATACCATTTTGCAGGTGCGTGGCCTCGGCAAGCGGCTGGACGGCAACATTCTGCTGGTAGCACCGGCGGCGGAGCTGGCCCAGCAGGAGCAGCGCCAGCTGGAACATCAGCAGGCCCAGGAAGTACTGGCACCACTGGAGACCGAATTTCTGCAGGTCAACTACGCCAAAGCCGCCGACGTGGTGGCCCTGCTCACCAATGAAAGCACCGGCCTGCTGACCGAGCGAGGTGCTATTGCGGTGGATGACAGGACCAATATGCTGGTGATCAAGGACACTCGGGCCAGCATAGAAAGCATTCGCCGTATGCTGTCGTTGCTGGACATTCCCATCAAGCAGGTAGTGATCGAAGCCCGCATGGTGACCATAGACGACGGCTTTGAAGAGGCATTCGGGGTGCGTTGGGGTTACAGCAACGACAACACCAGCGGCAGTAACACCCAGTCGGTCAGTGGCACCCTAGAGGGGCTCAGATCCGACAATGACACCTCGCTTAACGTTAACCTGCCGGTGGCCGGCGCCGCCGGCAACGTGGCCTTTCAGATAGCCAAGCTAAATGGCGGGCGTATTCTCGATCTGGAGCTGTCGGCGCTGGAGCGGGAAAACCGCGCCGAGATCATTGCAAGCCCCAGGGTCACCACCTCCAATCAGAAACCGGCGCTGATCGAGCAGGGCACTCAAGTTCCCTATTCCAGTTCGTCGGGAGAAGGTGGCACCGAGGTACAGTTTCAGGACGCGGTGCTGAGTCTCAAGGTGACGCCCCAGATCACGCCCGATAACCGGGTGGTACTGGATCTTACCGTGACTCAGGACGCCATCGGCGAGCGCATTCCCCAGGCCACCGGCGGCGAGGCGGTGGCCATCAACACCCAGTCGATCACCACCCAGGTGCTGGTTAACGACGGCGAAACCCTGGTGCTGGGGGGGATTTTTCAGCAAAATATCACTCGCAACGTCACCAAGGTGCCGCTGTTGGGTGACATTCCTGTGGTGGGCAACCTGTTCAAGACCACTCGGGACAACAACAGCAAACGGGAATTGATTATCTTTGTCACCCCCCGTATCGTGCACGACAGCATATAA
- a CDS encoding pilus assembly protein PilP, whose product MNRVLLLSLLLMLTACSEQDDLRQYVAQVRSRPAVPPEPVPEVNQYVPEDYRPDERRSPFVSPKPEGVVQEKQGPVNCEQPNLQRAREPLEQYSLSNLYLRGTLQNAGGIKALISAQDGETHIIDIGHHMGLNHGRVIRIERDGVTLQEFVPDGRGCWNKRETALELALGQP is encoded by the coding sequence ATGAACAGGGTATTGCTCCTGAGCCTGCTGCTGATGCTGACGGCCTGTTCGGAGCAGGACGATCTGCGCCAGTATGTGGCCCAGGTGCGTTCCCGCCCGGCGGTTCCGCCCGAGCCGGTGCCGGAGGTCAACCAGTATGTGCCCGAAGACTACCGGCCGGATGAGCGCCGTAGCCCCTTTGTGAGTCCGAAGCCGGAAGGCGTGGTCCAGGAGAAACAAGGACCGGTGAACTGCGAACAGCCGAACCTGCAGCGCGCCCGTGAGCCGCTGGAGCAGTACTCCCTTAGCAACCTTTATCTCAGGGGCACCCTGCAAAACGCCGGCGGCATCAAGGCCTTGATCAGTGCCCAGGACGGAGAAACCCACATCATCGACATTGGTCATCATATGGGTCTGAACCATGGCCGGGTGATTCGCATCGAGCGCGACGGTGTGACCCTGCAGGAATTTGTGCCCGATGGGCGGGGGTGCTGGAACAAGAGAGAGACCGCGCTGGAGCTGGCCCTGGGCCAGCCATAA
- a CDS encoding type 4a pilus biogenesis protein PilO, whose translation MNWQELNELDFENIGQWPRSAKVLTVVVISVLLMVLIGYFFIRDSLALLERTQAQETGLKTTFEQKAAQAALLPSYEAQLLMLGKQLEDELRKLPSNLEIAGLLDDISYIATDNGLRIERINWEAEQPGEFSTELPMRIIVRGNYHQLGRFVADVAGLPRIVILDSFSLVRLEDEQLSMSMLAKTYKYNEREAP comes from the coding sequence ATGAACTGGCAGGAACTCAACGAACTGGACTTTGAGAATATCGGCCAGTGGCCCAGGTCGGCCAAGGTGCTGACGGTGGTGGTGATCTCTGTGCTGCTAATGGTGCTGATTGGTTATTTCTTCATTCGCGACAGCCTGGCGCTGCTGGAACGCACGCAGGCCCAGGAGACTGGGCTGAAAACCACCTTTGAGCAAAAGGCCGCCCAGGCCGCCCTGCTGCCGTCCTATGAAGCGCAACTGCTGATGCTTGGGAAACAGCTGGAGGACGAGCTGCGCAAGTTGCCCAGCAACCTGGAAATTGCCGGCCTGCTGGACGATATCAGCTATATCGCCACCGACAATGGCCTGCGCATTGAGCGCATCAACTGGGAGGCGGAGCAGCCCGGCGAATTCTCCACCGAGCTGCCCATGCGTATCATAGTGCGAGGAAACTATCATCAGCTGGGCCGTTTCGTGGCGGATGTGGCCGGGCTGCCGCGTATCGTAATCCTCGACAGCTTCAGCCTGGTGCGGCTTGAGGATGAGCAACTGAGCATGAGCATGCTGGCCAAGACCTACAAATACAATGAACGGGAGGCGCCATGA
- a CDS encoding PilN domain-containing protein, which yields MSRINLLPWREALKARQKKHFMVLLGVAATLTVALMLLVNLRIHQLVAHQQERNRYLQVETARLDQVLGRIGDIIKQRDRLLERMQLIEGLQQRRAFSVRLFNQMPALVPPGVYLSSMDVARDRIELVGKTEAYPRVASMLRGIEASRWLTEPRLGSIYASDTQPIALSQFSMRIKVVTEGSQP from the coding sequence ATGTCCAGAATAAACCTGCTGCCCTGGCGGGAAGCGCTCAAGGCCAGACAGAAAAAACACTTCATGGTGCTGCTGGGCGTGGCCGCCACCCTGACCGTGGCGTTGATGCTGCTGGTCAACCTGCGTATTCACCAGCTGGTGGCTCATCAGCAGGAGCGTAATCGTTACCTGCAGGTGGAAACCGCCAGGTTGGATCAGGTGCTGGGGCGTATCGGCGACATCATTAAACAGCGGGATCGGTTGCTGGAGCGCATGCAGCTGATCGAAGGCCTGCAGCAACGTCGCGCCTTTTCGGTGCGGCTGTTCAATCAAATGCCGGCCCTGGTGCCGCCGGGCGTGTACCTGAGCTCAATGGACGTGGCCCGCGATCGCATTGAACTGGTGGGCAAGACCGAGGCCTACCCGCGGGTAGCCAGCATGCTGCGCGGTATTGAGGCGTCGCGCTGGCTGACCGAGCCCCGGCTGGGCTCTATCTATGCCAGCGATACCCAGCCCATCGCCCTCAGCCAGTTTTCCATGCGCATCAAGGTGGTCACAGAAGGAAGTCAGCCATGA
- the pilM gene encoding type IV pilus assembly protein PilM: protein MVGIDFGSNCLKAVALRGTPEHIRLEAMASVPLPKNSIVDHQLQDVEVVGEALKRLRLRLDTRISQVATVVTGSNVATKIILLPRGLSADDLENQVLLEAEQHIPFPLEEISLDYENLGPSRTRPDRDSILLSAARTDSISTRLAALNQAGWEAKVVDIGVHALARAAQALLQAQGVHTEVMALVDLGAECLSFAVLDQGEVIYGRLQNFGGAHFTRDLSQMNNIPEEQAERAKLDPAQAVPLREEVEQQHITDILQHIRRNLQLFSSSSGGQTPKALFLSGGGSQLPGLASILEQELGMPVLQPHFEHLLGEGQYTNTAAYTTALGLALRSFTPCPE, encoded by the coding sequence ATGGTGGGAATCGATTTCGGCTCCAACTGCCTCAAGGCGGTGGCCCTGCGGGGCACGCCGGAACACATTCGGCTGGAAGCCATGGCCTCGGTCCCCTTGCCCAAAAACAGCATTGTTGATCACCAGTTGCAGGATGTGGAGGTGGTCGGCGAAGCGCTCAAGCGCCTGCGGCTGCGGCTTGATACTCGTATCAGCCAGGTGGCGACCGTGGTCACCGGCAGCAATGTCGCCACCAAAATCATTCTGTTGCCCCGCGGCCTGTCTGCCGATGATCTGGAAAACCAGGTGCTGCTGGAAGCGGAGCAGCATATTCCCTTTCCGCTGGAAGAAATCAGCCTGGACTACGAAAACCTCGGCCCCAGCCGCACTCGTCCGGATCGGGACAGCATTCTGCTGAGCGCCGCTCGCACCGACAGCATTTCCACCCGTCTGGCAGCGCTGAACCAGGCGGGCTGGGAGGCAAAGGTGGTGGACATTGGCGTACATGCCCTGGCCCGGGCCGCTCAGGCACTGCTTCAGGCTCAGGGAGTACACACGGAGGTGATGGCGCTGGTCGATCTGGGGGCGGAATGCCTGAGTTTTGCGGTGCTGGATCAGGGAGAAGTGATCTACGGCCGGCTGCAGAACTTCGGCGGGGCTCATTTTACCCGCGACCTGAGCCAGATGAACAATATTCCCGAAGAGCAGGCGGAGCGCGCCAAGCTGGATCCGGCTCAGGCGGTGCCGCTGCGGGAAGAAGTGGAGCAGCAACACATCACCGACATACTGCAGCATATACGTCGTAATCTTCAGCTGTTTTCCAGCAGCTCCGGCGGGCAGACGCCAAAGGCCCTGTTTCTGAGCGGAGGCGGCAGCCAGTTGCCGGGATTGGCGTCGATACTGGAGCAGGAGCTGGGCATGCCGGTACTTCAACCCCATTTCGAGCACCTGCTGGGGGAGGGGCAGTATACCAATACCGCCGCTTATACTACGGCTCTGGGGCTGGCACTGAGGAGCTTCACGCCATGTCCAGAATAA
- a CDS encoding penicillin-binding protein 1A, whose amino-acid sequence MLKWLVRLIVLALFLGLSGVIAVVVFYQQLSSDLPDVSTLKDVRLETPMRIYSQDGELISQYGEQRRTPVSVGQMPPLLIDAFLATEDARFYEHPGIDPVGIARAALVWLTTGEKRQGASTITQQVARNFFLSREKTVVRKVKEIFLALHIESQLSKDEILELYLNKIPLGHRAHGVGAAAQVYYGKELADLTLAEMAMIAGLPKAPSTLNPISNPLRAGERRAVVLGRMLETGKITQAQYDEAMAAPVAARYHGAEISLNAPYLAEMAHQFALSMFGEEAYTRGLNIYTTVQADEQQAANQALINGLLAYDLRHGYRGPAATLWQGGQPWSTERIAEHLHELPAYWPLKPAVVTAVGERSAVLMIKDKGEATLDWDGLKWARPYIADNRQGRAPRQAKEILKAGEQVWVRPQGEGWMLAQVPEINGALVALEPGSGAVTALVGGFNFTLNKFNRVEQAERQMGSNIKPFIYSTALDHGFTLASLVNDAPINHWDVGSGSAWKPRNSPNVYDGPIRVREALARSKNVVSIRLLRDSGIANAMQRLNAFGFDTDSIPATESLALGSPSATPLQMATGYAAFANGGYKVTPFVVERIEDAQGVVLYQSEPSRERIISEENAFLVSSALSSAIQGGASGDRRWNGTGWRAGRALGRGDIAGKTGTTNDSRDAWFSGFSTARVATAWIGFDDFGRPLGRTAYNPNLGRNQVAGGEFGGSTALPVWADYMKVALSHFPEQARPQPEGLVTATIDTSTGLLSNGKGRTEYFVKGSEPNRYSRPDSHQRFGGTSVTDELF is encoded by the coding sequence ATGTTGAAATGGCTCGTGCGCCTGATTGTTCTGGCGCTCTTTCTTGGTCTCTCAGGCGTGATTGCCGTGGTGGTGTTTTATCAGCAGCTCAGCAGCGATCTGCCCGATGTTTCCACCCTCAAGGACGTGCGCCTGGAAACCCCGATGCGCATCTACAGCCAGGACGGCGAGCTGATCTCCCAATACGGGGAGCAACGGCGCACCCCGGTATCGGTCGGACAAATGCCGCCACTGTTGATCGATGCCTTTCTCGCGACCGAAGACGCCCGCTTTTACGAACACCCGGGCATCGATCCGGTGGGTATTGCCCGCGCCGCCCTGGTCTGGCTGACCACAGGCGAAAAACGCCAGGGCGCCAGCACCATTACCCAGCAGGTGGCGCGCAACTTTTTCCTCAGCCGGGAAAAAACCGTGGTGCGCAAGGTCAAGGAAATCTTTCTGGCGCTGCACATTGAGAGTCAGCTGAGCAAGGACGAAATTCTGGAGCTCTACCTCAATAAAATCCCCCTCGGCCATCGCGCCCACGGTGTGGGGGCCGCCGCACAGGTGTATTACGGCAAGGAGCTGGCCGACCTGACCCTGGCGGAAATGGCCATGATCGCCGGCTTGCCCAAGGCCCCGTCCACCCTTAACCCCATCAGCAACCCGCTGCGCGCCGGCGAGCGCAGAGCGGTGGTGCTGGGGCGCATGCTGGAGACCGGCAAAATCACCCAGGCCCAGTATGATGAGGCCATGGCCGCCCCGGTGGCGGCCCGCTATCACGGTGCCGAAATCAGCCTGAACGCTCCCTACCTGGCAGAGATGGCACACCAGTTCGCCCTGTCCATGTTTGGTGAGGAAGCCTACACCCGCGGCCTCAACATCTACACCACGGTGCAGGCCGACGAGCAGCAGGCGGCCAACCAGGCCCTGATCAACGGCCTGCTCGCCTACGACCTGCGTCACGGCTACCGGGGGCCCGCCGCCACCCTGTGGCAGGGCGGTCAGCCCTGGAGCACCGAGCGCATTGCCGAGCACCTGCACGAGCTGCCCGCTTACTGGCCCTTGAAGCCGGCGGTGGTAACCGCGGTCGGTGAGCGCAGTGCGGTCTTGATGATCAAGGACAAGGGCGAAGCCACGCTGGACTGGGACGGTCTCAAGTGGGCACGCCCCTACATCGCCGACAATCGTCAGGGCCGCGCCCCTCGCCAGGCCAAAGAGATTCTCAAGGCCGGCGAGCAGGTTTGGGTGCGCCCTCAGGGTGAAGGCTGGATGCTGGCCCAGGTGCCCGAGATCAACGGTGCCCTGGTGGCGCTGGAGCCGGGCAGCGGCGCCGTAACCGCCCTGGTGGGCGGCTTCAATTTTACCCTCAACAAGTTCAACCGGGTGGAGCAGGCAGAACGCCAGATGGGCTCCAATATCAAGCCCTTTATCTACTCCACCGCGCTGGATCACGGCTTTACCCTGGCCAGCCTGGTGAACGATGCCCCCATCAACCATTGGGACGTCGGCAGCGGCAGTGCCTGGAAACCGCGCAACTCACCCAACGTGTATGATGGCCCCATTCGTGTGCGCGAGGCCCTAGCCCGCTCCAAGAACGTGGTGTCCATTCGCCTATTGCGGGATAGCGGCATCGCCAACGCCATGCAGCGGCTCAACGCCTTTGGCTTTGACACCGACAGTATTCCGGCCACCGAGAGCCTGGCGCTGGGCTCCCCCTCGGCCACACCGTTGCAAATGGCCACCGGCTACGCCGCCTTTGCCAATGGCGGCTACAAGGTCACCCCCTTTGTGGTGGAACGCATAGAAGATGCCCAGGGTGTGGTGCTGTATCAGTCCGAGCCGTCACGGGAGCGCATTATCAGTGAGGAAAACGCCTTTCTGGTGAGCTCGGCACTGAGCTCGGCGATTCAGGGTGGGGCCAGCGGCGACCGACGCTGGAACGGTACCGGCTGGCGAGCGGGGCGTGCCCTGGGTCGCGGCGACATCGCCGGCAAGACCGGAACCACCAACGACTCCCGTGATGCCTGGTTCTCGGGCTTCAGCACGGCCCGGGTAGCCACCGCCTGGATCGGTTTTGACGACTTCGGCCGCCCATTGGGCCGTACCGCCTACAACCCAAACCTGGGTCGGAATCAGGTAGCCGGCGGTGAATTTGGCGGCAGCACCGCCTTGCCGGTATGGGCCGATTACATGAAGGTAGCGCTGTCGCACTTTCCCGAACAGGCCAGGCCTCAACCCGAAGGCCTGGTGACCGCCACCATAGACACCAGCACCGGGCTGCTCAGCAACGGCAAGGGACGTACCGAGTATTTTGTAAAAGGCAGCGAACCCAACCGCTACAGCCGCCCCGACAGCCATCAGCGCTTCGGCGGCACCAGCGTGACCGACGAGCTGTTTTAA
- the oxyR gene encoding DNA-binding transcriptional regulator OxyR, translating into MNLRDLEYLVALAEERHFRKAAEKCFVSQPTLSGQLRKLEDELGVLLMERTSRKVLFTPAGDAITAQARRVLAATKDLRDIARTFTEPMSGELHIGLIPTVGPYLLPHIIPALKRHFPELHIFLYEAQTQVLLKQLADGELDCLILAQLDNMDQFGSLALYDEPMLLALPAEHAWAGREQIRLDELKGEKLLMLEDGHCLREQAMGFCFAAGIGEDNHFKATSLETLRNMVAAGSGLTLIPQLAVGEHNGESGVSYLKVTDPEPSRTIALLHRAHSVRRPCFNEMARVISKLLKELM; encoded by the coding sequence GTGAATTTACGGGATCTTGAATACCTGGTGGCGCTTGCCGAAGAACGCCACTTTCGCAAGGCGGCGGAAAAGTGCTTCGTCAGCCAGCCTACCCTGAGCGGCCAGTTGCGCAAGCTGGAGGATGAGCTCGGGGTTTTGCTGATGGAGCGCACGTCCCGCAAGGTGCTGTTCACCCCGGCGGGGGATGCCATCACCGCGCAGGCCCGGCGCGTGCTGGCCGCAACCAAGGATCTGCGCGACATTGCCCGCACCTTTACCGAGCCCATGTCGGGGGAGCTGCATATCGGCCTGATCCCCACCGTTGGCCCCTATTTGCTGCCCCATATCATTCCGGCGCTGAAACGGCATTTTCCCGAGCTGCATATCTTTCTCTACGAAGCCCAGACCCAGGTGTTGCTCAAGCAGCTGGCGGATGGCGAACTGGACTGCCTTATCCTGGCGCAGCTCGACAATATGGACCAGTTTGGGTCACTTGCCCTTTACGATGAGCCCATGTTGCTGGCGCTGCCGGCGGAGCATGCCTGGGCTGGACGGGAGCAGATTCGGCTCGACGAGCTCAAGGGGGAAAAACTGCTGATGCTGGAAGACGGCCACTGCCTGCGGGAACAGGCCATGGGCTTCTGCTTTGCCGCCGGCATCGGTGAAGACAATCATTTCAAGGCCACCAGCCTGGAAACCCTGCGCAACATGGTGGCGGCGGGCTCGGGGCTGACCCTGATCCCGCAGCTGGCGGTGGGGGAGCACAATGGGGAAAGCGGAGTGAGCTACCTCAAGGTAACCGACCCCGAGCCCAGCCGCACCATTGCCCTGTTGCATCGGGCCCATTCGGTGCGTCGGCCCTGTTTCAATGAAATGGCCCGAGTGATCAGCAAGTTGCTGAAGGAATTGATGTAA
- a CDS encoding glutathione peroxidase codes for MMTDKTGQRVPLVIFRTRIQDQWSDVTTDELFSGKTVVVFSLPGAFTPTCSSTHLPRFNELAPALFENGVDDIICLSVNDTFVMNAWLADQEAEHIRVIPDGNGEFTEGMGMLVDKRELGFGKRSWRYSMLVKDGVIEKMFIEPQKPGDPFEVSDADTMLAWINPNAAKPSAITLFTKPGCPYCARAKQMLLDRNLRYEEVIIGQDATSISLKAVSGRSTVPQVFIDGRHIGGSDELAAHLG; via the coding sequence ATGATGACAGACAAAACCGGCCAGCGTGTGCCCCTGGTGATCTTTCGTACCCGCATTCAGGATCAGTGGAGCGATGTGACCACCGACGAGCTGTTCAGCGGTAAAACCGTGGTGGTATTTTCGCTGCCCGGCGCCTTTACACCCACCTGTTCTTCCACTCACTTGCCCCGCTTTAACGAGCTGGCACCGGCATTGTTTGAAAACGGCGTCGACGACATTATCTGTCTGAGTGTGAACGATACCTTTGTGATGAACGCCTGGTTGGCGGACCAGGAGGCCGAGCACATTCGTGTGATCCCCGATGGTAATGGTGAGTTCACCGAGGGCATGGGCATGCTGGTGGACAAGCGGGAGCTGGGCTTTGGCAAGCGCTCCTGGCGTTACTCCATGCTGGTGAAGGACGGCGTGATTGAAAAAATGTTCATCGAGCCGCAAAAGCCTGGTGATCCCTTTGAGGTTTCCGATGCCGACACCATGCTGGCCTGGATCAACCCCAATGCGGCCAAGCCGTCTGCCATCACCCTGTTTACCAAGCCGGGTTGCCCCTATTGTGCCCGTGCCAAGCAAATGCTGCTGGATCGCAACCTGCGTTACGAAGAGGTGATTATCGGTCAGGACGCCACCAGCATCAGCCTGAAGGCGGTGTCCGGTCGCAGTACCGTGCCTCAGGTATTTATTGACGGTCGTCATATCGGCGGCAGCGATGAACTGGCCGCCCACCTGGGCTGA
- a CDS encoding YdcH family protein, whose product MTHTLAEEFPEHAERISELKLNDEEFAQLAREYHKVNHEIEGLEACNLPISDAEFEGLKLRRHQLKEQIYKGWFNGRG is encoded by the coding sequence ATGACACACACGCTTGCCGAAGAGTTTCCCGAGCATGCCGAGCGCATCAGCGAGCTCAAGCTGAACGACGAAGAGTTCGCACAACTGGCCCGGGAGTATCACAAGGTGAACCACGAGATTGAAGGCCTGGAGGCCTGCAACCTGCCCATTTCCGATGCCGAGTTTGAGGGATTGAAACTGCGCCGGCATCAACTCAAGGAGCAGATTTACAAGGGATGGTTCAACGGCCGGGGCTGA